The DNA sequence GTACCGGCGGTGTCAGCTCGCGGATGAAGCGGCGGGTCTCGGCGAGACCCGCCGCGGCTGTGTCACGGGCCAGGCGCACCTGCTCTGCGGTGACCGCCTGCGGGTCGGCACGTTCGACCGCGTTCAGGAGCAGCGTGATGCTGGCGAGCCCCTGCGCGACGGTGTCGTGGATCTCGCGCGCGAGTCGGGCACGCTCGGCAGCGACGCCGCTCTCGCGCTCGGCGGCGGCCAGCGCGCTCTGGGCGGACTGGAGCTCCTCGTAGAGTCGCTGATGGTCCGCCGCCTCCTGGCGCAGCGCGCGGTACGCCCGGCCGATCAGCACCGCCACACCCGCGCCGACGATGGGTCCGATCACGCCCCCGACGCTCCATCCCGCGTGGAGTCCGAGGGCGAGCACCGCTGCTGCGGTGGTGACCCCCACCGCCAGCGTCGCCGCGGGCTCGGGCAGCAGCTCGAGATAGAGGAAGAACAGCGGGAAGACGAGGTAGGCCGCGAACGGCGTGAGGCTCACCAGGAGAGCCCATTCCACCGTGAGGGCCAGCACCCACACCCACCGCAAAGTGCGCCGCCAGGCGGGCGCGGTGACGGCGTGGGCGAAGAACGCCGCGGCATAGGTGAGCAGCATGAGCGCGGATATCGCGACGACGAGGATGACGTCGTCACCGGAGAGCAGGGCCATCACAACGGCGAAGCCCAGGAGTGACAGGAAGAGGATCTGGAGCCCGATCTGCAGCCCGAGGACGATCGGGTTCACGGACGCGTGCGAGGAGGGCATGACCCTCCCACGCTACGCGGAAGCATCGGCGGGCACGTCATCTGAAAGGTGGAGATCGCGCTCCACCTCTCCGCGCGGAAGAAACATCCGGGGCGCCGATGTGGCGCCGCGCCCCTGCGGCGAGGCTGATGGCACACCACCGAAAGGAACCACATGTTCGTCGCCTGGCGCGATCTGCGCTTCGCCCGCGGTCGATTCGTCCTGATCGCCACCGTCGTCACCCTGATCAGCATCCTGGTCGGGTTTCTGAGCGGCCTCACCGGGGGCCTTGCCGCTCAGAACGTCACCGGCATCCTCACCCTCGGAGCCGACCGCATCGTCCTGGCCCCGAGCGCTCCGGGCGCGTCGCCGACCTGGTCCGACTCGACCGTCACGGCCGATCAGCTCTCGCTGTGGAAGGGTGCCGACGGCGTCGACGACGCCATCCCGCTCGGGGTCTCGCAGATCCGCGCGCAGAGTGCCGGTGAGAGGGTCGCGGTCACCGTCTTCGCGACGCCCGACGGCGCGCAGGGGGCGCCGGCCGCGGACGGGGCGATCGCGCTGTCCGCGCCCGCCGCCGTCGCGCTCGGTGCCGATGTCGGGGACGTCATCACGATCGCGGACGATCCGTACGAGGTGACGTCCATCGCCGGCGACGACTGGTACAGCCACACCCCCGTCGTGCGGATGGCGCTGTCGCAGTGGCAGCAGTTGCAGTCCCGCACCGGCGGCGAAGCCGACACCGCGACGGCGATCCTCGTCACCGGCGCCGCGGACTGGGCGAGCGTGGATGCGTCCGCGGGGACGACATCCCAGTCGAGCCTCGGTTCGCTCACCCTCCTGCCGGCCTTCCGGTCCGAGATCGGGTCGCTCCTGCTGATCGTCGTGCTCCTGTTCGGCATCTCCGCTCTGGTGATCGGTGCGTTCTTCACGGTGTGGACGATGCAGCGCCGCGGCGACGTCGCGATCCTCAAGGCGCTCGGCGCGACAGACGGCGCGCTCGTGCGGGATGCGCTCGGTCAGGCGCTCGTGGTCCTCACGGCGGGCACCCTGATCGGAACCGTCATCGTGCTGATCGCGGGTCTCGCGGTCTCGGGCACACTGCCCTACCTCCTCAGCCCGTGGACGACGATCGCGCCCGCGGTGCTGCTCATCGCGGTCGGCCTGATCGGCGCCGCGTTCGCCCTCCGTGCCGTCACCACTGCCAGCCCCCTCACCGCCCTCGGGAGCAACCGATGATCACCATGACCGATGTCACCCTCACCTTCCCGGACGGCGCCGCCCGCGTGCGTGCCCTCGACGCCGTCTCGCTCGTCGTGCGTCCGGGGTCGATCACGGGGATCACCGGGCCTTCCGGTTCCGGCAAGTCGAGTCTCCTCGCCGTCGCGTCCACCCTCATCCGACCGGATTCCGGTCGTGTGGTGATCGACGACGTCGAGGCCTCGGCCCTCTCCCCCGCGGAGGCGTCGGAGCTGCGCCGCACGCGCATCGGGATCGTCTTCCAGCAGTCCAATCTGCTCCCGTCGCTGACGGCGCTCGAGCAGCTCATGGTCATGAACGAGCTCGGGCGGGCGGGCCGACGCCCGCGGCGTCAGGAGAAGGCCCGAGCGGTGGACCTCCTGGATGCGGTCGGACTCACGGCACATCGGGACAAGCGGCCGCACCAGCTCTCCGGAGGACAGCGTCAGCGCGTCAACATCGCGCGCGCGCTCATGAATGATCCCCGCGTGCTGATCGTCGACGAGCCGACGAGCGCGCTCGACTCCGAGAGCGGCGCGCAGGTGATGCGCGTCCTTCTCGAACTCACCGAGGAGCGCTCCACGGCGACGATGCTCGTCACCCACGACAGATCGATCGCAGCCGGCCTGCACGAGGTTCGAACCATGAATGACGGTGTGCTCACGCGCGAACGCATGACCGTCTGACGCGACGAGGCGCCTGAGTCGAAAGGCTCAGGCGCTCTTGCGCGCGCGCCGCTTCGTGTAGGTCGGTGCCGCGCCGGTCTCGACGGACTCCCGCGTGACGATGACCTTCTCGATCTCGTCGTCCGACGGGATGTCGAACATGATCGGCCCTAGGACGTCCTCGAGGATCGCGCGGAGTCCGCGGGCGCCGGTCTTGCGCTCCACCGCGAGGTCGGCGATCGCCAGCAGCGCGCCGTCGTCGAACTCGAGGGCGACGCCGTCGAGCTCGAACATGCGCTGGTACTGCTTGACGAGGGCGTTCTTCGGCTCGGTGAGGATCTCCATGAGCGCGGTCTGGTCCAGAGGAGTCACCGACGCGACGACCGGAAGGCGGCCGATGAACTCGGGGATGAGGCCGAACTTGTGCAGGTCCTCGGGACGCACCTCGCTGAACAGCGTGAGGTCGTCGCCCTTGTCGTGCAGCGGCGCGCCGAAGCCGACGCCGTGCTTGCCGACCCGGCTGGAGATGATGTCCTCGAGCCCCGCGAAGGCCCCCGCGACGATGAACAGGACGTTCGTCGTGTCGATCTGGATGAACTCCTGGTGCGGGTGCTTGCGGCCTCCCTGCGGCGGGACGGAGGCGACCGTTCCCTCCAGGATCTTCAGCAGCGCCTGCTGCACGCCCTCACCCGAGACGTCACGCGTGATCGACGGGTTCTCCGCCTTACGGGCGATCTTGTCGACCTCGTCGATGTAGATGATGCCCGTCTCCGCGCGCTTCACGTCGAAATCGGCGGCCTGCAGGAGCTTCAGGAGGATGTTCTCGACGTCTTCACCGACGTAGCCGGCCTCCGTGAGCGCCGTGGCGTCCGCCACGGCGAACGGGACGTTCAGTCTCTTGGCCAGGGTCTGAGCGAGGTAGGTCTTGCCGCAGCCGGTCGGACCCAGGAGCAGGATGTTGCTCTTGGCGATCTCGATCTCTTCGGCCCGCTGCTCGGCGGACTGGATCGTGCCGTGCGCGCGCACCCGCTTGTAGTGGTTGTAGACCGCGACCGAAAGCGCGCGCTTGGCGGCGATCTGGCCGACGACGTACTCGTCGAGGAAGGAGAAGATCTCGCGGGGCTTCGGGAGGTCGAACTCGGCGACTTCACCCGTCGAGGACTCGGCCATCCGCTCTTCGATGATCTCGTTGCACAGCTCGACGCACTCGTCGCAGATGTAGACGCCGGGGCCGGCGATCAGCTGCTGGACCTGCTTCTGGCTCTTGCCGCAGAAGGAGCACTTGAACAGGTCTGCACTCTCACCGATGCGCGCCATCAGGTCGCCTTCCTTGCATGTGGGGAACCCCCGTGCCACGGGCTGTGACCCCGATCGTCCTGTCGAGCCTAACCTCTGGGACCGACAAGCGTGGGGATTGCGACGCGTTGTCTCCTGTGGGCGAAATCGCGATCGCCCGAACGCCGACGCCCCGTCCCCTCGCGTCGAGGGGACGGGGCGTCGCGGCATCCGTTCTCAGCTGGTGAGTGCAGCGGGAACGCGCTTGCGCGTCGTGAGCACCTGATCGACCAGTCCGTACTCGACCGCCTCGCGACCGCTGAGGATCTTGTCGCGGTCGATGTCGCGGTTGACCTGCTCGATCGAGCGGTTCGAGTGCGACGCGAGCGTCTCCTCGAGCCACGTCCGCATGCGCAGGATCTCCGCCGCCTGGATCTCGATGTCCGAGGCCTGGCCGTGACCGGCCTCGCCCATCGCGGGCTGGTGGATCAGCACGCGGGCGTTCGGCAGCGCCAACCGCTTGCCGGGCGCGCCCGCCGCCAGGAGCACCGCGGCTGCCGAGGCCGCCTGCCCGAGGACGACCGTCTGGATCTGGGGAGAGATGTACTGCATCGTGTCGTAGATCGCGGTCATCGCAGTGAACGATCCACCGGGCGAGTTGATGTACATGATGATGTCGCGGTCGGGGTCCTGGCTCTCGAGGACGAGGAGCTGGGCCATGACGTCATCCGCCGACGCGTCGTCGACCTGCACGCCGAGGAAGATCACGCGGTCTTCGAACAGCTTGTTGTACGGGTCCTGGCGCTTGTAGCCGTAGGCGGTGCGCTCTTCGAACTGGGGCAGGATGTACCGGCTGGAGGGCATCGCGAGCCCGTTGTGCGCGGTGCCGCCGAAGGTGGGGATGGTCATGTCGTCGTTGTTCCTTCTCATTCGCCTTCGTCAGTCCTGATCGGTTCCGCCGCCGCCGACGACGTCCTCGAGGTGTGCGCGGATGTGATCGACGAAGCCGTACTCGAGCGCTTCCTGCGCCGTGAACCAGCGGTCGCGGTCGCCGTCCTCGTTGATCTGCTCGACCGACTTGCCGGTCTGGGCGGCGGTGATCTCGGCGAGTCGGTTCTTCATCGACACGATGAGCTGAGCCTGGGTCTGGATGTCGCTCGAGGTTCCGCCGAAGCCGCCGTGCGGCTGGTGCAGCAGCACGCGGGCGTTCGGGGTGATGTAGCGCTTGCCCTTCGTGCCGCTGGTCAGCAGGAGCTGGCCCATCGAGGCCGCCATGCCGATGCCGACCGTGACGATGTCGTTCGGGACGAACTGCATCGTGTCGTAGATCGCCATGCCTGCGGTGATCGAGCCGCCGGGAGAATTCACGTAGAGGAAGATGTCCTTCTCAGGGTCCTCGGCGGCGAGCAGCAGGATCTTCGCGCAGATCTCGTTCGCGTTCTCGTCGCGCACCTCCGAGCCCAGCCAGATGATGCGGTCCTTGAGCAGCCTGTCGAAGACGCTTGTCGCGATAAGGGGATCGGCCATGTTCACTCCTGATTCGGTGGTCGTGGCTACGAATCTACCGGCGCGTCCCCGGCGACCCGCCCGTGTTCGCCCTGGGCAGAGTGCGCCGCGTCGCAACGCGGGAAGGGGACGGATGCCGCAGCATCCGTCCCCTTCCTGACGACTGTCCGACCTTACTCGGCGGCGTCGGCCTTCTTCTTGGCGGGAGCCTTGCGCTTGGGCTTGGCGGGAGCCTCGGTCTCCTCGGCGGCGATGATCTCGTCGGCCTCGGCGGCCGCGTCCGCGATCTCCTCGGCCTCTTCGACGACCTCTTCCTCGGCCTCGTCGTCCACGACGATTCCGGTGAGGTCGACGACCTTGCCGTTCGTGTCGACGACGACGACCTGGCCGAGAGCCACGGCGACGGCCTTGCTGCGAGCGACCTCGCCCACGAGGGCCGGGAGCTGGTTGTTCTGCTGCAGCGCCTCGACGAAGTCCTGCGGCGCCATGCCGTACTGCGCGGCGGACTGGATGAGGTACTGGGTCAGCTCGTCCTGCGACACCTGCACGTTGAGCTTCTCCGCGAGCGCGTCCAGCAGCATCTGCGTGCGGAACTGCTTCTCGCTGGCCTCGGTGACCTCGGCGCGGTGCACGTCGTCCTCGAGGCGTCCTTCACCCTCGAGGTGGTTGTGCACCTCGTCTTCGATGAGCGCCGGCGGAACCGGGATGTCGGTCTGGGCGAGGAGCTGCTCGATGAGCTTGTCGCGAGCGGCGCTCCCCTGGGTGAAGCTGGACTGCTGCTCGACGCGCTCGGTGAGGCTTTCGCGCAGCTCGGCGATCGTGTCGAACTCGCTTGCGATCTGCGCGAAGTCGTCGTCGGCCTCGGGGAGCTCGCGCTCCTTGACGGCGGTCACGGTCACGGCGACCTCCGCCTCTTCGCCGGCGTGATCTCCACCGATGAGGGTGGAGCGGAACGTGGTGTCCTCGCCCGCGGTCAGCGAGTCGATGGCCTCGTCGATGCCCTGGAGGAGCTCGCCGGAGCCGACCTCGTAGGAGACGCCTTCGGCGCGGTCGATCTCGGCGCCGTCGATCGTGGCGACCAGGTTCAGCTCGACGAAGTCGCCGGTGCTCGCGGGGCGGTCGACGGTCACGAGCGTGCCGAAGCGGGCGCGCAGACGGTCGAGCTCCTCGTCGATCGCGGCCTCGTCGACGGCGATCGCGTCGACCTCGACGGTCGTGCCCTCGAAGGCCGGCAGGTCGAACTCGGGGCGGACGTCGACCTCGACCTCGACGAGCAGATCGCCGGAGAAGTCCTTCTCGTTCGGCCATTCCTTCACGTCGGCGCTGGGACGACCGAGGACGCGCAGCTCGTTGGCCTCCACCGCCTGACGGTAGAACGTGTCCAGGCCCTCGCTGACGGCGTGCTCGATCACCGCGGTGCGGCCGACCCGCTGGTCGATGATGGGTGCGGGAACCTTGCCCTTGCGGAACCCGGGGATCTGCACGTCCTGAGCGATGTGCTCGTACGCGTGCGTGATGCTCGGCTTGAGCTCCTCCGGGGTGACCGTGATGTGCAGCTTCACCCGGGTCGGGGTGAGCTTCTCGACGGTGCTGGTGACCATGGCTTTTCGTTCTCCTTGTGATCGACCGCGCACGGCGGCGCAGCAGCTGAAGTTCGTGGGTTCTCGGGGCCGTATGTCGGGGCGACAGGATTTGAACCTGCGGCCTCCCGCTCCCAAAGCGGGCGCTCTACCAAGCTGAGCTACGCCCCGGGCGGGTTGCGCACGCGGATACGTGCGGATCGGCCCCCAGAAGTCTAGCCGACGGGCCGCGCGGCACAGGCACGGTCGCGTCATGCCATAGAATCGTGGATGCCGCGGCTCGCCGCTGCGGGGATGTAGCTCAATGGTAGAGCCTCAGTCTTCCAAACTGATTACGCGGGTTCGATTCCCGTCATCCCCTCCAATGCCCCGATGTGCCGACGAAGTCGGCGCAGCGGGGCATTCGTGTGGATGCCGTCCGAAACGATCCGCTTCGGGCGGGCCCCACCGCCCCGAGGCTCCGCCCGCCGACGAAGTCGGCGAGTGGAGTGGGCGGAGGGACGATTCCCGTCATCCCCTCCAATGCCCCGATGTGCCGACGAAGTCGGTGCAGCGGGGCATTCGTGTGGATGCCGTAGGAACCGATCCGCTTCGCGTCGACCCCTCCGATGCGCGGATGTTTGCGGAGATGTGCAGGATGACGGACGGAACTCGTGCCCGGCATCCGTGATTCTGCACATTTCCGTCATTCCGACCGCGCCGGACCGACCGCGCCGGTACAGAGGTTCATTCCGTCCCGTCTCGTCCCTCACCCTCGCCGGGCGATGCCCCCGCCATCCCCGCGCGGCATGATCGGTGCCACGGGGAAGGAGCGGCGATGGTCAAGAACGCCGAGAAGGAGTCCTATCGGCACCGGGCTCGCATGACGCCGCGCCGGCCGGCCTCCGGGCTCGCGGAGCGGTGGACGACGGTCGACGGGGTCGATGTCTTCTACCGCGAGTCGACCAACCCACCGGATTCCCGCGTCATGACCCACCTCCACGGCTTCGGCCTGTCGGGGCGCTACCTGCTGCCGACCGCCGAGCTGCTGGCCGACGAGTTCCACACGTTCGTGCCCGATCTGCCCGGCTTCGGACGCAGCGGCAAGCAGGGCGCGGCTCTGGACATCCCCGATCTCGCCCACGCCGCCGTGCGCTTCCTCGACGACCGAGGTGTGAAGACGACGAGCCTCGTCGGGAATTCGATGGGCTGCCCCGTGATCCTCGAGGTCGCGCATCGCTACCCCGAGCGCGTCGAGCGGGCGGTCCTCGTCTCCCCGGCGGGCGGCATCCACAATCAGCCGCTGCGGCGGGCCGTCGGGCAGCTCGCGAAGGACGGCGGACGCGAACCGCGCAAGATGGTCACCGTCGCGACGCCCGACTACCTTCGCTTCGGCGTCCCGAGCACGTTCAAGATGTTCCGCGCACTCACGCAGTACCCCTCGCTGGAGCGGCTGCTGCAGCTGAAGATCCCGACGCTGGTGGTGCTCGGCACGCGCGATCCGCTGCTGCCCGGTCCCGATCGCATCAAGGAGGTCGCGTCGCAGGACGAGAACCACGTGCTGCTGGTCGTGCTGGACGGCGCCGCCCACGCGATCAACTTCAGCCACCCGCGAGAGCTCGCCCATCTGATCCGGCTGTTCATGGACGACAAGCCGATCACGAGCCTGCCCGGCACCTCGACGGCGCGCGTCTTCGAGATCTTCCGCGGCGCGTACCATCCCGTCGCGTCCGAGGACTGATGCCTGTTCAGACCGGCCGGGCGCCCTCGTGCTCGCGGACGTGCTCGCGATAGACGACGGCGTTCCGGAGGATACCCGCCCGTTCTTCCTCGGTGAGCTCGCGGCGCACTTTCGCCGGCACACCGGCGACGAGCGACCCGGCCGGGATGACCGCGTCCTGGAGCACCACCGCTCCCCCGGCGACCAGGCATCCCTCGCCGATCACGGCGCCGTTGAGCACCACGGCGCCCATGCCGATCAGTGACGCGTCGCCGATCGTGCATCCGTGGATCACGGCATTGTGCCCCACGGACACGTTCTCGCCGATCACGACGGCGTGGCCGGGATCGACGTGGACGGACACGTTGTCCTGCAGGTTGCTCCCCGCACCGACCGTGATCGTGGCGCCGTCGGCCCGCAGCACCGCGTTGTACCAGACGCTCGTCTCCTCGCCGAGGCTCACCCCTCCGACCACGCGAGCACCGGCTGCGACGAAGACGGTGGGATGCAGTTCGGGGGTGCGTCCGGCGGCGGACAGGACGGAAGCGCCTTCAGCGATCGTCATGGTGTCGTCCTCTCCTGCAGCGCGTCGGAGATCGCTGCGGTGTACCAGGGTGCCAGGGTGTCCACGAAGCTCACCGTCAGATGATCCTGGTCGCGGTACACGTTGGCGCCGCCCACGACGGGCGCACACGTGTCGGCGTCGCAGAACACATCGGTGAAGTCCAGCAGTGTGACGCCCTCCAGACCGGATGCCGCGTCCCGAAGCGGATCGTCGGCGACGAGCAGCTCGGAGCGGGGACCGTCGCACAAGCTCAGGTCCTTCGTGCGCAGGCACTTGTTGGGATCCGTCTCCCACACCGGGTTGTCGACGACCGTGATGACAGGGATCCCGCGATCGAGGACCTCGCTCCACGCGTCGCGGTATCCGCCCACGGCGGCGTCGTGCGCCGAGTCGTAGCCGGCGGCGGAATAGGGCGTGGTGGCGATCGCCGCGGTGAACACCGCATCGAGATCGGCATCCGCCAGTGCCTCGGTGACGCCCGCGCGCCACTCGGAGCAGGCCTCGCCGAAGGCGCCCGGGGTGGACAGCGGAGTGGTGTTCCACGGGCACGCGCCCTTGAAGAACGTGGTGAGGTGCCAGCCGTTCTGCTCGGCCATCGTCTGGAACGTCGAGAGCAACTGGTAAGCGTGGCTGTCGCCGACGAGGGCGATGCGCGGCGCCTCGGGGTCGTCCGAGCCGAACTCGCACGACACGGGCCGCGCGTCGTTGAGCTGGACGAAGCACTGCTCGTCGCTCGGGCGGTCGACCCCCGCGAATCCCGGCGCGGGCAGGATCGTCGTGCCGAAGTCCGTCCCGGCGCACGACGCGTCGAGCACGACCGCCGCTCCGAAGCATTCCGGCGGGTTCTCCCTGAGCTCCGCGATCGCCCGCACTCCCGCGTTGTAGGTCGGCGCGTTCACGGCCCACGCGAGGCCCGCCGTGGCGGCGACGACCAGCATCGCCGCCAGCGAGGACCACAGGGTCACCCGCGCGGGGCGCGAAGTGAGCACCTTCCAACCGCGTGCCGGGTCCTCGACGAAGCGCTTCGTGAGCCAGGCGAGCACGAAGCACAGCGCCAGGAGAGCCAATCGGTGGTAGATCGTCAGTCCCCAGAACGGCACCGACGGGGCGATGATGATGAGCGGCCAGTGCCAGAGGTACAGCGAATACGAGATGTCGCCGACGAACTGCGCGGGCCGGATGCCGAGCAGGCGCGTCGGATACCACCAGCGCTCCGTGTTGGACGCCGCGATCACGGCGGCCGCGGCGAGTGTCGGGATCGCCGCCATGTAGCCGGGGAACGGGGTCTGCCCGTCGAAGCGGAGGATCACGACGAGCAGCACGATGACCCCGGCCCAGCCGAGGACGAAGCTGCCGATCGCGTTGCGGATCCGCAGCGCGGGGATGAGCGCCACCATCGCGCCCACGCCGAATTGCCACATCCGACCGAAAGTGACGAAGTAGGCCGGCGCGGGGTCGGTGATCGTGAAGATCACGCAGAAGATGAACGAAGCGATCGTGACCGCACCGAGCGCGATCAGGACAGCACGCCGTCGGGCGCCGCGGAAGAAGCGGATGCCGAGCCACGCCGCCAGCAGCATGATGAGCGGCCACATGACGTAGAACTGCTCTTCGAGCGAGAGCGACCAGTAGTGCTGGACGGTCGTGGGATCGCCCGCGTGGTTCAGGTAATCGGCGGAGTTGAGAGCCAGGTACCAGTTCTCGACGTAGAAGGTCGACGCGAGGATCTCGCGCACCTCGTTCGGGAGCGCCGAGGTCGGCGTGAGGTACGGCGACATCGCCACGAGCGCGCAGAAGAGCAGCACCAGCAGGGAGGCCGGCAGCAGACGACGCGCGCGCCGCGCCCAGAACTGGCTGAGACGCACCGTGCCGGTCGCGGTCAGCTCGCGCATCAGGTGCGCGGTGATCAGGAAGCCGGAGATGACGAAGAAGATGTCGACGCCGACGTAGCCGCCCGAGAACCGAGCCGGCCAGAAGTGGTAGAGCACGACCGCGAGGACCGCGATCGCGCGCAGCCCCTGCACGTGCGGGATGAAGCGCGAGGGCTCGGCGTGTTCGGGCGAGCGGTCGGCGGGCTCCCGCACGACGCTCCGCGACGGGACGTTCAGGTGCTGGGGTCCGAGGTCGTGATCGGCGGAGGGCACCCCTCGACGCTAGTCGGTGGGCGGCGGCATCCCTACCCGACCCGGCGACCGGCGCCGACTCCGTGTGCTGCGGGTTAGCGGAGCCTGTGCTTGCTTGCGGAATGCGGAGGCGTGAGTAGCGTTGGAGCACGCAGACGGACGGTGCACCCCGGCGCACGAACCGCTCATATGGAGGCGAAACAGATGACCGACACGCAGACCACCCCCGCAACCGCCGCCGACCCCACGGTCGCGGCCGGAACGGCTCAGTTCCTCACCCCGATCGCGCTCGGCATGCAGGCGCTGGCCGTGAACGGAAAGCAGGCGCACTGGAACGTGCGCGGCGCCAACTTCATCGCGATCCACGAGCTGCTGGACACGATCGTCACGCACGCGCAGGACGGCGCCGACCTCGCCGCCGAGCGGATCGTCGCCCTCGGCCTGCCGATCGATGCCCGCCTGGGCACGGTCGCCGCGAAGACGACCGCCACGCAGGTCCCCGCCGGCTTCACGCAGTGGGAGGACATGATCCGCGCGGTGATCGCCGACATGGACACGGTCTTGGTCGACGTGAAGGCCGCGATCGACGGGCTGGACGAGGTGGACCTGACGAGCCAGGACATCGCGATCTCGATCCGCGAACAGCTCGAGAAGGACCGGTGGTTCCTCTTCGCGCACCTCGCGGGCTGACCCGCATTCCGCAGAAGTGCTCTCGGCCGTCCGGTCGGGGGCACTTTCTCGTCAGCGGACGTGCGTCAGTCGGCCGCCGATCATCGTCGCCCGCACGATCATCGTCCGCAGTTCCCCCTCCGCTGCCCGCAGCGGATCGCGCTCGCACAGCACGAGGTCGGCGACCGCGCCCGGCTCGATCACCGCGCCGTGCGCCGATCCGCCGTGCGTCGAGGCGGCCAGCGCCGTCGCGGCATCCAGCCCCTGCTCGGGCCGCCACGCGGGCCTGCCGTCCCTTGTCCGCCAGACCGCTGCGGCGATCGCCGCCCACGGGTCCAACGGCGAGACGGGCGCGTCCGAGCCGAACAGGAGATTCGCGCCGGTGTCGGCGAGGGATCGCAGCGGATACGGCAGCGCCGTCTGCGCCGCCCACAGCGAATCGGTCAGATCCCGGTCGTCGATCGCGTGTTCGGGCTGCACGCTCGCGCCGACGCCCAAACGCCCGAACCGGGGGATGTCGGCGTGCGCCACGAGCTGCGCGTGCTCGATCGTGCCGTCCGCGCCCGTCAGGGCGAACGCGTCCAGCGCGTGCGAGTTCGCCACGTCACCGATCGCGTGGACCGCACACGCGAACCCGGCACCGGTCGCGGTCGTCAGGAGTTGGACGAGTCGCTCGGGAGACACGGTCAGCATCCCGTGGTTGTGCGGATCGCCAGGGTACGAGTGCGTGCATGCGGCCGTGCGGGTACCCAGCGACCCGTCGGTGATGATCTTCAGCGGTCCCATGTGCACGAGGTCCGAGTCCGACCCCCGTACGGGGTCACCGGTCCGCAGGCCCTCGGTGACCGCGCGCTCGAAGAGATCGGGGTAGACGCCGAACTCGACCCGCAGGGTGTCGAAGCCCGCGTCCAGGCGCCGCTGCCAGGCGGTCTCGTTCCACGCCATGTCCAGATCGACGAGTCCCACGACGCCTCGGGATGCCGCATCCTGCGCCATCGCGGACACGAGGGCGTCCGCGACCGCGGGTTCGACGTCGTTCAGGCGCCGTGAGATCTCGAACGCGGGGGCTTCGCGCAGCATCCCGTCACCGTCGGTCGGATGTCCCTCCCGCCGCAGCGCCGCGGTGTTCAGCCACACGCTGTGCACGTCCGCGTTGATCAGGTAG is a window from the Microbacterium lacus genome containing:
- a CDS encoding alpha/beta hydrolase — translated: MVKNAEKESYRHRARMTPRRPASGLAERWTTVDGVDVFYRESTNPPDSRVMTHLHGFGLSGRYLLPTAELLADEFHTFVPDLPGFGRSGKQGAALDIPDLAHAAVRFLDDRGVKTTSLVGNSMGCPVILEVAHRYPERVERAVLVSPAGGIHNQPLRRAVGQLAKDGGREPRKMVTVATPDYLRFGVPSTFKMFRALTQYPSLERLLQLKIPTLVVLGTRDPLLPGPDRIKEVASQDENHVLLVVLDGAAHAINFSHPRELAHLIRLFMDDKPITSLPGTSTARVFEIFRGAYHPVASED
- a CDS encoding gamma carbonic anhydrase family protein; amino-acid sequence: MTIAEGASVLSAAGRTPELHPTVFVAAGARVVGGVSLGEETSVWYNAVLRADGATITVGAGSNLQDNVSVHVDPGHAVVIGENVSVGHNAVIHGCTIGDASLIGMGAVVLNGAVIGEGCLVAGGAVVLQDAVIPAGSLVAGVPAKVRRELTEEERAGILRNAVVYREHVREHEGARPV
- a CDS encoding acyltransferase family protein, which translates into the protein MPSADHDLGPQHLNVPSRSVVREPADRSPEHAEPSRFIPHVQGLRAIAVLAVVLYHFWPARFSGGYVGVDIFFVISGFLITAHLMRELTATGTVRLSQFWARRARRLLPASLLVLLFCALVAMSPYLTPTSALPNEVREILASTFYVENWYLALNSADYLNHAGDPTTVQHYWSLSLEEQFYVMWPLIMLLAAWLGIRFFRGARRRAVLIALGAVTIASFIFCVIFTITDPAPAYFVTFGRMWQFGVGAMVALIPALRIRNAIGSFVLGWAGVIVLLVVILRFDGQTPFPGYMAAIPTLAAAAVIAASNTERWWYPTRLLGIRPAQFVGDISYSLYLWHWPLIIIAPSVPFWGLTIYHRLALLALCFVLAWLTKRFVEDPARGWKVLTSRPARVTLWSSLAAMLVVAATAGLAWAVNAPTYNAGVRAIAELRENPPECFGAAVVLDASCAGTDFGTTILPAPGFAGVDRPSDEQCFVQLNDARPVSCEFGSDDPEAPRIALVGDSHAYQLLSTFQTMAEQNGWHLTTFFKGACPWNTTPLSTPGAFGEACSEWRAGVTEALADADLDAVFTAAIATTPYSAAGYDSAHDAAVGGYRDAWSEVLDRGIPVITVVDNPVWETDPNKCLRTKDLSLCDGPRSELLVADDPLRDAASGLEGVTLLDFTDVFCDADTCAPVVGGANVYRDQDHLTVSFVDTLAPWYTAAISDALQERTTP
- a CDS encoding Dps family protein, yielding MTDTQTTPATAADPTVAAGTAQFLTPIALGMQALAVNGKQAHWNVRGANFIAIHELLDTIVTHAQDGADLAAERIVALGLPIDARLGTVAAKTTATQVPAGFTQWEDMIRAVIADMDTVLVDVKAAIDGLDEVDLTSQDIAISIREQLEKDRWFLFAHLAG
- a CDS encoding amidohydrolase; the encoded protein is MSAPAIGQTVGTITRARVSGAGREFLPVDGPVDVFVADGRIIDIAPAGVLRPRGDVLDADGAWLIAGLWDHHVHVTQWALVAQRQALGHAESAAHAARIMADAPVLSDGRRIGTGFRDALWGDLPTRELLDAATGDEPTYLINADVHSVWLNTAALRREGHPTDGDGMLREAPAFEISRRLNDVEPAVADALVSAMAQDAASRGVVGLVDLDMAWNETAWQRRLDAGFDTLRVEFGVYPDLFERAVTEGLRTGDPVRGSDSDLVHMGPLKIITDGSLGTRTAACTHSYPGDPHNHGMLTVSPERLVQLLTTATGAGFACAVHAIGDVANSHALDAFALTGADGTIEHAQLVAHADIPRFGRLGVGASVQPEHAIDDRDLTDSLWAAQTALPYPLRSLADTGANLLFGSDAPVSPLDPWAAIAAAVWRTRDGRPAWRPEQGLDAATALAASTHGGSAHGAVIEPGAVADLVLCERDPLRAAEGELRTMIVRATMIGGRLTHVR